AAAAAATTGGGACATACGACATATCAATAAGACCTTATGAAGACTGCTGTACAATTTTTGTTCCTAAGCATCCTATAATAAAACCGGATTTAGAAGAAGTCATAGAAGGCGAAAAAAATATTGACTATGAAAAATTTATAGACAGTTTAGTGATAGACCAAATCAAGATAAAACAAGATAGTTAAAATAAATCCCATAGATTACCATCTATGGGATTTTCTCATACATTAAATCTAAATACTACTATGTCGCCGTCTTCTACGACGTAATCTTTTCCCTCAAGTCGCATTAGACCTTTTTCTTTTGCAGCTACCTCTCCGCCAGATTCTATATAATCTTTGTAAGATATTACTTCAGCTCGTATAAAACCTTTTTCAAAATCTGTGTGTATTTTTCCGGCAGCTTGAGGTGCTTTTGTTCCTTTTTTTATAGTCCATGCTCTTACTTCTTTTGGACCAGCAGTAAAAAATGTAATAAGTCCTAAAAGTGAGTATCCATGGCGTATTATGTTATTAAGTCCCGGTTCTTTTAATCCGTATTCAGACAGTAATTCGTATTTTTCCTCATCAGGAAGTGATGAAAGTTCTTCTTCAATCTTTGCTGATATGACTATTACTTCTGATTTTTCTTTTTCAGCATATTCTTTAAGCTTTTTAACATAGTCATTTTCTTTGCCAGATATAAGGTCGTCCTCAGAAATATTTGCAGCATACATAACTGGCTTTGACGTTAAAAGCATAAGCTGATTCACAAATGGAAGCTCATCTTCATCGAAATTCATCGTGCGTACAGGCTTTCCATCATCTAGAGTACTTTTGATTTTTTCTAGTATATTTAATTCAAGTGCTGCAGATTTATCATTTTTTGCGTATTTAGAAGTTTTTGCAATTCGTTTTTCTATAACTTCTAGATCAGCAAGCACCAATTCTAATGTTATGATTTCAATGTCTCTAATTGGGTCAATATTACCTTCAACATGAGTAATATTGCTATCTTCGAAACACCTTACCACATTTAAAATTGCATCAACTTCCCTAATATGCGATAAAAATTTATTTCCTAAACCTTCGCCTTTGCTGGCGCCTTTGACAAGTCCAGCTATGTCTACAAATTTTATTGTGGCTGGAATTATCTTTTGAGGATTTACTATTTTTGCAAGTTCATAAAGCCTATTGTCTGGCACAGAAACAATACCAACATTAGGTTCTATTGTGCAGAAAGGGTAATTTGCACATTCAGCACCTGCTTGTGTTATTGCATTAAAGATTGTACTTTTACCAACATTAGGTAGACCAACTATGCCTATTTCCATTTATATTCCTCCGAATTGTTTTTTATTTTATGAAAAAATTTTTCTATTTTGCATCAAATAGAATTATATATGAAAAGCGTTAAAAGTTCAAATTTAATTGTGGCTGACAATTATTAACATATTACATTATAATAAATTGTTTTTATGTGAGCAAAATATTGATTGGAGGTGTTTAAATTGAAAAAGGCAAGAAACATTTTATTAATACTTTTGACTTTGATAATGGCTTTGTCTATATCTTTGACAGGATGTAAGGCTACTAAGAAGCCGTCTCCTACTAGATATACTCCTACAACACCTACACCTACTACACCAGCTCCTGTAAAAAGACCGGTACTGCAAAGTACAAGAGCAGCAAAGATAGCAACAAATGTAGCAAAATTGCCTGAGGTAAATAAAGCTACAGTCGTAATTTCTGGAAATACTGCTATAGTAGGTATTGATATGAAAGCAAGTGTACAAGGAACTCACGAAACTCAAGTTAAGAAAAAGGTTGAAAAAACTGTTAGGGATACAGATAAGGGTATAAAAAATGTATCGGTGACATCGGATCCTGATTTATATAAGAGAATAGACAATATAGCAAAAGGAATTGCGGCTGGAAAACCATTATCAGAATTTACTAAGCAGATTACTGAGATATTAAAGAGAATTACACCAAGTGCATAAAATAAACCTGGGGAAACCCGGGTTTATGTTTTATTGACATGACAAAACATTTGAAATATAATTAAGGTCAATTGGATTATTATAGAAGGAGTGATAAAATATGTCCATTTTGAAAGCGAATATTGGAAAGGGCATTAATCTGTATGTTAGCCAGATGGATAAATTTAAGACGCTTACGATTAATATTTACATAAATAACAGATTAAGCAATGAAACAGCAAAATTTGCATTGTTGCCTTCAGTATTAAAGAGAGGAAGTCTCAATTATAAAACATATAAAGAAATAACGAGACATCTTGAGGAGCTTTATGGAGCTACATTTTCTTTTTCAATTTATAAAAAAGGTGAGAGGCAAATTGCACAATTTAGGTTAGAGATTGCAGACAGCAACTATATAAAAGATGACATAACGGAAGATGGAGTTAAGTTTATTTCAGATGTACTTTTAAATCCATTAGTAGTAAACAATGGATTTGATTCAAAGTATGTTCAGCAGGAAAAAGAAAAACAGAAGAATTTGATTAATTCCCGAATAAATGAAAAGACAAAGTATGCTGTTGACAGATGCATTGAAGAGATGTGTAAAGATGAAGATTTTTCAATATATGAACTTGGCAGTATAGATGATGTTGATAAGATAGATGAAATAAATCTTTACGAATACTATAAGAAGGTTATAAAAACATTGCCTATAGATATATATGTTATTGGCAATGTGAGTGTAGATAAAATAAAAAGTTTGTTTGATAAGTATTTTAAAATAGACAGTAGAGATGTTGTTTATATACCTGATACACCAATATATAAAAAGGTGGATCAAGTTAAATACGTCCAAGATAAACTAGATGTCACTCAAGGGAAACTTACTTTGGGATTTAGGACAAATGTAAAACCGGGCGACGATGAGTATTTTCCGCTTTTGGTATTGAGCGGTGTGCTGGGTGGAGGTCCTTTTTCAAAATTATTCATGAATGTGAGGGAAAAAGCAAGTCTTGCATATTATGCACAAACAAGGCTTGAGAGATTTAAAGGATTAATGCTTATAATGTCAGGTATAGAGATTGAAAATTATCAAAAAGCATTGGATATAATACTTAAAGAAGTTGAGGAAATAAAGGACGGAAACATTTCTGACTATGAATTTGATTCAACGCTCAAAGCTTTAAATACGTCTATGAATTCAATAAAAGATAGTGCAACGCAAGTTTCGGATTTTTATTTATCGCAAAATCTTTCACACACCGATTACAGCATAGACGATTTTATAAATAAGATAAATGAAGTAACAAAAGAAGATATTATTGATGTTTCTAAAAAGATACAATTAGATACGGTTTATTTTATGACTAAAAAATGAGGAGGGATAAAACATGAGAGAGATTTTTAATGAGACGATAAAAGAAAAGATGTATCATTATGAACATGAAACTGGATTAAATGTCTATGTCATGCCAAAGAAAGGCTTTATTAAGCAATATGCTATGTTTGCAACACATTATGGGTCAAACGACAGCCAGTTTATTGTTCCCGGTGAAACGGAAATAACATATGTACCTGATGGAATAGCGCACTTTTTGGAGCACAAGATGTTTGAAGAAGAAGAGGGCAGTGTATTTGAAGAGTTCTCTAAAAATGGTGCTTCTGCTAATGCTTACACGAATTTTACAACTACAGCATATTTATTTTCCAGCACATATAATTTTTACGACAATTTAAAACTTCTTCTAGACTTTGTGCAGAGGCCTTATTTTACAGACGAAAATGTAGAAAAGGAAAAGGGCATTATAGCACAGGAGATACGAATGTATGATGATGATCCATCTTGGAGGCTTTTTTTTAATATGTTAGGTGGATTGTATCACCTGCACCCTGTTAAAGTAGATATAGCGGGTACGATTGAATCTATATCAAAAATTGATAAAGATATATTGTATAAATGCTACAGAACATTTTACCATCCATCTAACATGGTGTTGTTTGCAGCCGGCGATATAGATATCAATAAAGTTTTAGATATCGTAAATAATTCCGTAAAAACTGATAAAAGACAAGGAGAAATAAAAAGGATATATCCAAATGAACCTGAAAGTATAAATAAAAACTATGTCGAGCAAAAAATGGCAGTTTCAATGCCACTCTTTAATATAGGTTTTAAAGATAATGATGTCGGATATGGTGGTAAAAAGCTGCTTAAAAAAGACATTGTGACACAGATTTGCTTAGAGATTTTAGCAGGAAGAAGTTCTGATCTATATGAAGAGCTTTATGATGATGGGCTTATTGATTCAACATTTGATACAGAATACGTCGGCGAAATAGATCACGGATATTCTATTATAGGTGGTCAATCAAAAGACCCTGAAGCAGTAAAACAAGCCGTTTTAGATAAGATATCAAAAGTTGATTCTATAGATGACGGTGACTTAAATAGAATAAAAAGAAAAATAACTGGACGTTTTTT
The nucleotide sequence above comes from Thermoanaerobacterium sp. CMT5567-10. Encoded proteins:
- the yfmH gene encoding EF-P 5-aminopentanol modification-associated protein YfmH — protein: MREIFNETIKEKMYHYEHETGLNVYVMPKKGFIKQYAMFATHYGSNDSQFIVPGETEITYVPDGIAHFLEHKMFEEEEGSVFEEFSKNGASANAYTNFTTTAYLFSSTYNFYDNLKLLLDFVQRPYFTDENVEKEKGIIAQEIRMYDDDPSWRLFFNMLGGLYHLHPVKVDIAGTIESISKIDKDILYKCYRTFYHPSNMVLFAAGDIDINKVLDIVNNSVKTDKRQGEIKRIYPNEPESINKNYVEQKMAVSMPLFNIGFKDNDVGYGGKKLLKKDIVTQICLEILAGRSSDLYEELYDDGLIDSTFDTEYVGEIDHGYSIIGGQSKDPEAVKQAVLDKISKVDSIDDGDLNRIKRKITGRFLKSFNSVESISHNFITYYMRGINILDYTKTIEEITHDDVINRFKTFFDEKNCVLSVIKP
- the ychF gene encoding redox-regulated ATPase YchF — its product is MEIGIVGLPNVGKSTIFNAITQAGAECANYPFCTIEPNVGIVSVPDNRLYELAKIVNPQKIIPATIKFVDIAGLVKGASKGEGLGNKFLSHIREVDAILNVVRCFEDSNITHVEGNIDPIRDIEIITLELVLADLEVIEKRIAKTSKYAKNDKSAALELNILEKIKSTLDDGKPVRTMNFDEDELPFVNQLMLLTSKPVMYAANISEDDLISGKENDYVKKLKEYAEKEKSEVIVISAKIEEELSSLPDEEKYELLSEYGLKEPGLNNIIRHGYSLLGLITFFTAGPKEVRAWTIKKGTKAPQAAGKIHTDFEKGFIRAEVISYKDYIESGGEVAAKEKGLMRLEGKDYVVEDGDIVVFRFNV
- the yfmF gene encoding EF-P 5-aminopentanol modification-associated protein YfmF, with the translated sequence MSILKANIGKGINLYVSQMDKFKTLTINIYINNRLSNETAKFALLPSVLKRGSLNYKTYKEITRHLEELYGATFSFSIYKKGERQIAQFRLEIADSNYIKDDITEDGVKFISDVLLNPLVVNNGFDSKYVQQEKEKQKNLINSRINEKTKYAVDRCIEEMCKDEDFSIYELGSIDDVDKIDEINLYEYYKKVIKTLPIDIYVIGNVSVDKIKSLFDKYFKIDSRDVVYIPDTPIYKKVDQVKYVQDKLDVTQGKLTLGFRTNVKPGDDEYFPLLVLSGVLGGGPFSKLFMNVREKASLAYYAQTRLERFKGLMLIMSGIEIENYQKALDIILKEVEEIKDGNISDYEFDSTLKALNTSMNSIKDSATQVSDFYLSQNLSHTDYSIDDFINKINEVTKEDIIDVSKKIQLDTVYFMTKK
- a CDS encoding YhcN/YlaJ family sporulation lipoprotein, producing MKKARNILLILLTLIMALSISLTGCKATKKPSPTRYTPTTPTPTTPAPVKRPVLQSTRAAKIATNVAKLPEVNKATVVISGNTAIVGIDMKASVQGTHETQVKKKVEKTVRDTDKGIKNVSVTSDPDLYKRIDNIAKGIAAGKPLSEFTKQITEILKRITPSA